From Thalassoroseus pseudoceratinae, the proteins below share one genomic window:
- a CDS encoding YybH family protein: MTTTSRTDNEIMDLERESYRRFEAGDLEGLTDLFADDVLLFNPGSELLRGKQHELAALQEASKVEGLEMSWEATEARISKSEDMAWAHGSIKVKTPDGHVQMEKYVTVWMKVDGQWKLVAQVRNSNG, encoded by the coding sequence ATGACAACGACGAGCAGAACTGACAATGAAATCATGGACTTGGAGCGTGAATCGTACCGGCGATTTGAGGCTGGCGACTTGGAAGGGTTGACGGACCTGTTCGCCGACGATGTTTTGTTGTTCAACCCGGGAAGCGAACTTCTTCGCGGAAAGCAGCACGAGTTGGCAGCCTTGCAAGAGGCGAGTAAGGTCGAGGGCCTCGAAATGTCCTGGGAAGCCACTGAGGCCCGAATCAGCAAGTCAGAGGATATGGCTTGGGCACACGGATCAATCAAGGTGAAAACACCAGACGGTCATGTTCAGATGGAGAAGTATGTGACCGTGTGGATGAAGGTTGACGGGCAATGGAAGCTCGTCGCGCAGGTTCGCAATTCAAACGGTTAG
- a CDS encoding NAD(P)-dependent oxidoreductase, translating to MEEPANDEPRRISVIGLGNMGSALAKAFIMPENQVTVWNRTASKAQPLAKLGAHVAGSLPDAVAASDVIVVCLPSYAVSDSLFHATEVSGLMGGRTLIQLSTGTPKEAIDGDEWASQHRVNYLDGAIMDVPERVGTSDLIHFYSGRKEVFESHKPWIDHLGVNSHFAGENPGSASALDCGILSFGFGSWLSFIHGAALCESVGIPPEQFSSATFESLNRLVLPTLHSVSEMIGRRDYPGSIAKIKQYVTASDTLVRSSEESGVDSRLPATIADIFRTALNANYGENDLAAVFEVLRTQATSE from the coding sequence ATGGAAGAACCAGCAAACGATGAGCCACGCCGCATCTCGGTGATCGGCCTTGGCAATATGGGAAGCGCTTTAGCCAAAGCGTTCATAATGCCGGAAAATCAGGTCACCGTATGGAACCGCACGGCGAGTAAAGCTCAGCCTCTCGCGAAACTAGGCGCTCACGTCGCGGGCTCTCTACCGGATGCGGTCGCAGCAAGCGACGTGATTGTAGTCTGCCTCCCTAGTTATGCGGTAAGTGACTCTTTGTTTCACGCAACAGAGGTGTCGGGCTTGATGGGTGGAAGGACTTTGATCCAGCTTTCGACCGGCACTCCAAAGGAAGCGATTGACGGCGATGAATGGGCATCGCAGCATCGCGTCAACTACTTGGACGGAGCGATTATGGATGTTCCAGAAAGGGTAGGCACATCAGATCTAATTCATTTCTATTCAGGCCGAAAGGAAGTTTTCGAATCTCACAAACCTTGGATCGATCACCTCGGAGTGAATTCGCATTTTGCTGGAGAGAATCCAGGAAGTGCGTCCGCCCTCGACTGCGGTATTCTTTCATTTGGTTTCGGCTCCTGGCTAAGCTTCATTCATGGCGCGGCTCTTTGTGAATCTGTAGGTATCCCGCCAGAGCAGTTCAGTTCAGCAACGTTCGAGAGCCTCAACAGACTCGTACTTCCCACGCTGCATTCTGTCTCTGAAATGATTGGTCGGCGAGACTATCCGGGCTCTATCGCCAAGATAAAGCAGTACGTAACAGCCTCGGATACGCTTGTCCGATCCAGCGAGGAGAGCGGCGTCGATAGCAGGCTGCCAGCGACAATTGCTGACATTTTCAGGACGGCTCTAAATGCAAACTATGGAGAAAATGACTTGGCTGCGGTGTTCGAAGTGCTTCGTACACAAGCGACCTCAGAATAA
- a CDS encoding response regulator produces MIHSLRIAVADDEPEIRDFFRRFLSRLGHSVVGEACDGAQLVELCKAEHPDLVITDLAMPEMDGVSAIAAIATCSKIPVIIVSSHDRPCEPCHPSVVAYLVKPIEGGELEEAIEKVAESLERADSDHAKSALPPNQQ; encoded by the coding sequence GTGATCCATTCCCTACGAATCGCCGTTGCCGACGATGAACCCGAGATTCGGGATTTCTTCAGACGCTTTCTGTCACGACTGGGGCACAGTGTCGTTGGGGAAGCGTGTGACGGTGCGCAGCTCGTCGAACTCTGCAAAGCCGAACATCCCGACTTGGTCATCACCGACCTTGCCATGCCGGAGATGGACGGTGTGTCAGCGATCGCTGCAATAGCGACCTGTTCTAAGATACCCGTCATTATTGTCTCCTCACACGACCGCCCATGTGAGCCGTGCCATCCGAGCGTCGTCGCTTACCTGGTCAAACCGATTGAAGGTGGTGAGTTGGAAGAGGCAATCGAGAAGGTAGCCGAGTCGCTAGAGAGGGCGGATTCCGACCATGCCAAGTCCGCTTTACCACCCAACCAGCAGTAG
- a CDS encoding alginate lyase family protein, with product MNMPMNGVLPVFLTMPYRLRRVVVTICCFVAYLYISNDVTGDEPSREAKSVNSATSRPIVLVGPEELARLRKNSASKKSHLSTAWQNLQADANKALTTEYSPYIGSNSVEFAASGLAAGAAIRDLCLVFEVTGERRYAERARAIMVAWATHQPQPGRNLEKEPYRGQSHGATMAGLGLNVGVFARSMANAYSLVWPHLSETERSAIENWLRFLATEIQEGHEAWIDNDYYGKQYFNNHLSGHNMGLAAIGYAIGYDELIAYALDSPENPCDWKEMHDGAILMESKPNRSQLNPIDPTLTKGAAPPGSGEIYDRYRVVTVRDGRGCGMPYAFLHQRMLVLTAEMAFLNGRDLYRYKGPHGENLRLTFDAYAPHLLKVEPVARGGYYQGNRVYESQVHLFELAARRYERSSPVTQVLDSLNRAVYDHETYGWTAVLLHADD from the coding sequence ATGAACATGCCAATGAACGGGGTATTGCCAGTCTTCCTCACCATGCCATATCGGTTGCGGCGTGTGGTGGTAACAATCTGCTGCTTCGTCGCTTACCTCTATATTTCGAATGATGTAACCGGTGACGAACCGTCCAGGGAGGCCAAATCGGTCAACTCCGCAACGAGCCGTCCGATTGTCCTTGTCGGTCCTGAGGAACTAGCCCGACTGCGGAAGAACTCCGCATCAAAAAAATCGCATTTAAGCACCGCGTGGCAGAATCTGCAGGCGGACGCCAACAAGGCTCTCACCACCGAATACTCACCGTACATCGGATCAAACTCGGTCGAGTTCGCGGCCAGTGGCCTTGCGGCTGGCGCTGCCATTCGTGACCTATGTCTTGTCTTCGAAGTTACCGGTGAGCGTCGATATGCCGAAAGAGCGAGAGCGATCATGGTCGCATGGGCAACTCACCAGCCACAACCGGGTAGAAACCTTGAGAAGGAACCCTATCGTGGGCAGAGTCACGGCGCGACCATGGCTGGTTTGGGATTGAATGTGGGCGTGTTTGCTCGGAGCATGGCAAATGCATACAGCCTCGTTTGGCCCCATCTATCCGAAACTGAACGATCTGCGATCGAGAATTGGCTCCGATTCCTTGCGACAGAGATTCAGGAAGGCCACGAGGCCTGGATCGATAATGATTACTACGGCAAGCAATACTTCAACAACCATCTCAGCGGTCACAACATGGGACTCGCTGCGATCGGTTACGCAATCGGTTATGACGAGCTGATCGCTTACGCCCTCGACAGTCCCGAAAATCCCTGTGACTGGAAGGAGATGCATGACGGGGCCATCCTCATGGAGTCGAAACCGAACCGCTCCCAACTCAATCCAATCGATCCGACATTGACCAAGGGGGCGGCTCCGCCCGGGAGCGGAGAGATCTATGATCGCTACCGCGTGGTCACTGTCCGCGATGGGCGAGGCTGCGGAATGCCCTACGCGTTCCTGCACCAGCGAATGCTTGTGTTGACGGCTGAAATGGCGTTCCTCAATGGAAGGGATCTTTATCGCTACAAGGGCCCACACGGGGAAAATCTGCGGCTAACCTTCGATGCCTATGCGCCTCATTTACTTAAAGTGGAACCGGTCGCCCGCGGCGGTTACTACCAAGGCAATCGAGTCTACGAAAGTCAAGTGCACCTGTTTGAACTCGCTGCACGTCGCTACGAAAGAAGTTCCCCAGTGACGCAAGTTCTTGACTCGCTCAACCGCGCGGTGTACGACCATGAGACCTACGGCTGGACTGCCGTGTTGCTGCATGCCGACGATTAG
- a CDS encoding MBL fold metallo-hydrolase, producing MNITQIRNATVLLEIGEHRILVDPMLSPPSSLAGFRLFRGERRKNPLTALPDNADEFFKAATEVLITHEHPDHLDKPGIEWIKSLGLKVWCSSIDALNLRRKGLDARIITEDSGDLSVEVVPATHGHGMIGWLMGPVAGYYLTLPEEPTVYITGDTVLTDTVKSAIERLRPQVIVAPAGTANFGIGKDLMFSEAELIELAKLAPGHVVFNHLEAIDHCLMSRSKLRQMVNDAGVAEQVLIPEDGERLQFDLSTDSPQVTLQTSEQTTPGFQKWLTAKFAGT from the coding sequence ATGAACATTACACAAATCAGAAACGCGACCGTCCTGCTGGAAATTGGCGAACACCGAATCCTCGTTGATCCGATGTTGTCGCCGCCTTCGTCGCTGGCAGGTTTTCGACTATTCCGCGGCGAACGCCGCAAGAATCCATTGACGGCCTTGCCAGACAACGCCGATGAGTTTTTCAAAGCGGCGACCGAGGTACTCATTACACATGAGCACCCGGATCATCTGGACAAACCGGGCATCGAGTGGATCAAATCTCTCGGACTGAAGGTGTGGTGCAGCAGCATTGATGCTCTCAACCTCCGACGCAAGGGTTTGGACGCCAGAATCATCACCGAAGACTCGGGCGACCTATCGGTTGAAGTCGTTCCCGCCACGCACGGACATGGGATGATCGGATGGCTAATGGGACCGGTTGCCGGCTACTACCTGACTCTCCCAGAAGAACCGACCGTTTACATCACCGGTGACACGGTATTGACGGACACGGTCAAGTCCGCCATCGAGAGACTCAGGCCACAAGTAATCGTCGCTCCTGCCGGTACCGCCAACTTCGGCATTGGCAAAGACTTGATGTTCAGCGAAGCCGAACTCATCGAGCTGGCAAAGCTGGCTCCGGGGCACGTCGTGTTTAACCATCTGGAGGCCATCGATCATTGTCTGATGAGTCGAAGCAAGCTCAGGCAAATGGTTAACGACGCTGGTGTCGCAGAGCAGGTCCTCATCCCCGAGGACGGCGAGCGATTGCAATTCGATCTTTCGACTGACTCACCGCAGGTTACGTTGCAAACATCGGAGCAAACGACTCCGGGATTTCAGAAATGGTTGACTGCGAAGTTTGCTGGGACGTAG
- a CDS encoding DUF5131 family protein, giving the protein MDIEVTSWNPFTGCTKISPACKNCYAEELSIKLNSWGTAGYENKFRFTIHHDRLEKAAPLKRKKPTLYFINNMSDTFHEEADDQSIDEIMGIARDAHWHNFYTLTKRSSRMKEYFESRAVPDNVWLGVTVENAKYGLPRLRDLQEIQASHKHICCEPLLEEFVDIDLAGIDLVVAGGESGKKARRADISWVESLRRQCERQDVHFYWKSWGSYDQEGNFKPSGRTGCLINGEEYKSFPSDLMPRDG; this is encoded by the coding sequence ATGGATATTGAAGTCACTTCGTGGAATCCATTTACAGGGTGCACAAAGATCTCGCCGGCCTGCAAAAACTGTTACGCCGAAGAATTGTCAATCAAGCTGAACAGTTGGGGGACGGCAGGATACGAAAACAAATTCCGCTTTACCATTCACCACGACAGGTTGGAAAAGGCGGCCCCCTTGAAACGCAAGAAGCCCACTTTGTACTTCATCAACAACATGAGCGATACCTTCCATGAGGAGGCTGACGACCAGAGCATCGACGAGATCATGGGCATTGCAAGGGACGCTCATTGGCACAACTTCTACACGCTAACGAAACGAAGCAGTCGAATGAAAGAGTATTTCGAGAGTCGGGCTGTTCCGGACAATGTGTGGCTGGGAGTAACCGTGGAAAACGCAAAGTATGGCCTCCCCAGACTCAGAGACCTCCAAGAGATTCAAGCCAGTCACAAGCACATTTGTTGCGAGCCGTTGCTGGAAGAGTTTGTTGACATTGATCTGGCGGGAATCGATCTAGTGGTGGCCGGGGGAGAGAGTGGGAAGAAAGCGAGAAGGGCCGACATCAGCTGGGTGGAATCTTTGAGACGCCAGTGTGAGCGTCAGGATGTTCACTTCTACTGGAAATCTTGGGGCAGCTACGACCAGGAAGGCAATTTCAAACCGAGCGGGAGAACGGGATGCCTCATTAACGGCGAGGAATACAAATCTTTCCCAAGCGATCTGATGCCGCGAGATGGGTAA
- a CDS encoding YybH family protein, with amino-acid sequence MLLGGPAHSQDAGTDSTGSKTLEELASERRNRPLTELSADEHQIFIYERETLRGIKSGNIDQMMDLFISENAIVCPPGGEAIIGRDKQKRLFKQWLSTKGVLLDYEPIDVYVGPSGDMAYAYGLVRWKNPDEPQYLGKYVSVWVKEDGRWMNHVEMRNVIHEEQLK; translated from the coding sequence TTGCTTCTGGGTGGTCCAGCGCATTCTCAAGATGCCGGAACAGACAGCACTGGCTCCAAAACCTTGGAAGAACTTGCATCGGAGAGACGGAATCGTCCACTCACTGAGTTGAGTGCAGATGAACACCAGATTTTTATCTATGAGCGAGAAACTCTGAGAGGGATCAAATCCGGCAACATCGACCAGATGATGGATCTGTTCATCAGCGAAAACGCAATCGTCTGCCCACCGGGAGGCGAGGCAATCATTGGTCGCGACAAACAAAAAAGGTTGTTCAAGCAATGGCTCAGCACAAAGGGAGTCTTGTTGGATTACGAGCCGATTGACGTTTACGTCGGCCCGTCCGGCGACATGGCCTACGCATACGGACTGGTCCGCTGGAAGAACCCCGATGAGCCTCAGTATTTGGGCAAATACGTCTCCGTTTGGGTCAAAGAAGACGGGCGGTGGATGAATCACGTGGAAATGCGAAACGTCATCCATGAAGAACAGTTGAAGTGA
- a CDS encoding MmcQ/YjbR family DNA-binding protein has product MKSIRNAVIDYGMEKYGVAPDHPFEKYPSYFVLRHKDDEKWFALVMDVPKNRIGLEGEENVDILDVKCAPQEIGTLRKSAGFFPAYHMNKEHWLTVILDGTVRLDEIKRLIDQSFMLSD; this is encoded by the coding sequence ATGAAAAGCATTCGAAACGCCGTGATCGACTACGGCATGGAAAAATACGGCGTTGCGCCGGACCACCCTTTTGAAAAATACCCAAGTTACTTCGTCCTCCGGCACAAAGACGATGAAAAGTGGTTTGCGTTGGTTATGGACGTGCCCAAGAACAGGATCGGCTTGGAAGGTGAAGAGAACGTCGACATCCTTGACGTCAAATGCGCCCCCCAGGAGATTGGTACCTTGCGGAAGAGTGCTGGGTTCTTTCCCGCTTACCACATGAACAAGGAACACTGGCTGACGGTAATCCTCGATGGAACCGTCCGGCTAGACGAGATAAAGCGTCTGATCGACCAAAGCTTCATGTTAAGCGATTGA
- a CDS encoding type II toxin-antitoxin system RelE/ParE family toxin: protein MSYRLIILPQAKADVLSNAEWWARHHSPEQAAHWLDTVQSQLESIVDFPESHSLSAENDEFSYEIRDKLLGLGSRPSYRAVFAIKDDTIYVLTVQRAAQDSLQPDDVVPPPST from the coding sequence GTGAGCTATCGTCTCATTATTCTGCCCCAGGCCAAAGCGGACGTGCTGAGTAACGCGGAGTGGTGGGCGCGCCATCACTCGCCAGAACAGGCTGCTCATTGGTTGGATACGGTTCAGTCCCAGCTGGAATCGATCGTCGACTTTCCTGAAAGCCATTCACTGTCGGCGGAGAACGATGAATTTTCGTACGAAATTCGTGACAAGCTGCTCGGCCTCGGCTCACGGCCCAGCTATCGCGCGGTGTTCGCGATCAAGGATGACACGATCTATGTTTTGACCGTACAGCGTGCCGCTCAGGATTCACTCCAACCGGATGACGTCGTCCCGCCACCGTCCACGTAA
- a CDS encoding sulfatase-like hydrolase/transferase produces the protein MNTIVIFTSDNGGLFRTVHDGSRRSRLLLMVIAPRFMIHPLAIPMHLCILYALLFSASAVAAPASDFPRAVVLIYADDLGYGDLSCYGATRIHTPRIDSLAAHGIRFTDAHSPAAVCSPSRYALLTGRYCWRTSLKRRVLAPQAPLHIETGRETLASFLKKNGYATGIIGKWHLGLGRPPETDWNTEPIAPGPNDVGFGFSHIISGSNNFPPSVYIENGRVVDRNDGETIELDFPPTGKGTPWWKLVEKRTISKKWVAEDMGLHLAREAVEFIDAHARQPFFLYFPAPNPHLPLTPNKKFQGTSKAGAYGDFVQELDFMTGMILDALARNGLADDALVIFTSDNGGNIHPSKRTGHRANGSLRGSKGEVYEGGHRVPFIVRWPARAAAGKVSDSPISQVDLLASLHALFGEPVPPGTAPDSVNVLAALLDEETHPKDRIMIHHASNGVFAIRRGDWKLIEGIPAPDNRPDRPVRLQRKRPAANPQLFNLAKDPKEMVNVAKDHPELVADLLKQLNAVRDNGS, from the coding sequence GTGAACACCATCGTGATCTTTACCTCCGACAACGGTGGCCTGTTTCGGACTGTCCACGATGGATCGAGACGTTCCCGCCTGCTGCTCATGGTCATTGCCCCTCGTTTCATGATCCACCCCCTTGCGATTCCTATGCACCTTTGCATTCTCTATGCCCTCCTGTTCAGTGCCTCCGCCGTCGCTGCGCCCGCATCGGATTTCCCCCGCGCCGTCGTCCTCATCTACGCCGACGATCTTGGCTACGGCGATCTGAGTTGCTACGGTGCCACGCGCATCCACACGCCGCGTATCGACTCGCTGGCCGCACACGGCATCCGTTTTACCGACGCCCACAGCCCGGCAGCGGTTTGTTCGCCGTCGCGCTACGCCTTACTCACCGGCCGCTACTGCTGGCGCACCTCGCTCAAGCGACGCGTGCTCGCACCGCAGGCACCGCTCCATATCGAGACCGGGCGCGAAACGCTCGCCTCGTTCCTGAAGAAAAACGGATATGCCACCGGCATCATCGGCAAATGGCACCTGGGGCTTGGCAGGCCGCCGGAAACCGACTGGAACACGGAGCCGATCGCACCTGGCCCGAACGACGTGGGCTTCGGTTTCTCCCACATCATTTCCGGCAGCAACAACTTCCCGCCATCGGTTTACATCGAAAACGGCCGTGTCGTTGATCGCAATGACGGCGAAACGATCGAGCTCGACTTTCCCCCAACTGGCAAGGGCACCCCTTGGTGGAAACTGGTAGAAAAACGCACCATCAGTAAGAAGTGGGTGGCCGAGGACATGGGGTTGCATCTGGCGCGGGAGGCGGTCGAATTCATCGACGCGCATGCCAGGCAGCCGTTCTTCCTTTACTTCCCCGCGCCAAACCCACACCTGCCACTCACGCCAAACAAGAAGTTCCAGGGCACTAGCAAGGCAGGCGCCTACGGCGACTTTGTGCAGGAACTCGACTTCATGACCGGCATGATCCTCGACGCGCTCGCGCGTAATGGACTTGCCGACGACGCGCTGGTCATCTTCACCAGCGACAACGGCGGCAACATTCATCCCTCGAAAAGGACGGGGCACCGCGCCAACGGCAGCCTGCGTGGTAGCAAGGGCGAAGTTTACGAAGGCGGCCACCGCGTGCCCTTTATCGTGCGGTGGCCAGCCCGCGCAGCGGCGGGGAAAGTTTCCGACTCGCCCATCAGTCAGGTTGATCTGCTGGCCTCGCTCCACGCTCTCTTCGGCGAACCTGTTCCGCCCGGCACCGCGCCGGACAGTGTCAACGTCCTAGCCGCGCTACTCGACGAAGAAACTCATCCGAAGGACCGAATCATGATTCACCACGCCAGCAATGGCGTCTTCGCGATCCGCCGCGGCGACTGGAAACTTATCGAAGGCATCCCCGCGCCTGATAACCGACCCGACCGCCCCGTCAGGTTGCAACGGAAGAGGCCGGCTGCCAACCCCCAGCTCTTCAATCTGGCCAAAGATCCCAAGGAGATGGTCAACGTCGCCAAGGATCACCCCGAACTCGTTGCTGACCTGCTCAAACAGCTCAACGCCGTCCGAGACAACGGCTCCTGA
- a CDS encoding sigma-54-dependent transcriptional regulator has translation MSQSAVKMSLILVDDDADFRSMTARTLRKFGHTVADCESGEAALELFDKHSFDVAVVDLSMPGMSGLDLLGHIKERASETESVMLTGEATVRTAVEAMKLGAHDYLSKPVEMDELRVVIEKAYQANRLRKENRQLKVALERTRPTFDMIGESAVMKEVLRLIERAGPTDKPILIQGESGTGKELVAQALHQASEVADKPMITINCAALPEQLLESELFGHEKGAFTGATSAKPGLFEVADGGTLFVDEIGELASSLQAKFLRVLEDGSLRRVGSTKERKVNVRIISATNRDMEQEVKEGRFREDLYYRIDVLTLRLPPLRQRQDDIRLLAVHFAGDDWQIEPNAMSAIQNYSWPGNVRQLINAIERAKILADDEVIKVGNLPEVVASCASDEPVQTEAASSDAGDDLDSIQKAHIAELMVREEGNKARVARLLGVSRRTLYRLLEKYEIPTQVSHSDAE, from the coding sequence GTGAGTCAGTCCGCAGTTAAAATGTCGCTCATTCTGGTTGACGACGATGCGGACTTCCGTTCGATGACGGCACGAACGCTGCGCAAATTTGGTCACACTGTTGCGGACTGCGAGTCAGGTGAGGCGGCGCTTGAACTGTTTGACAAACACAGCTTCGACGTCGCCGTCGTAGACCTGTCGATGCCCGGCATGTCGGGGTTGGATTTGCTGGGCCACATCAAGGAGCGGGCCAGCGAAACCGAATCAGTCATGCTGACAGGTGAAGCTACCGTCCGCACGGCCGTCGAAGCGATGAAGTTGGGTGCTCACGATTACCTGAGCAAGCCGGTCGAGATGGACGAACTGAGAGTCGTCATCGAAAAGGCGTATCAGGCCAACCGCCTTCGCAAAGAGAATCGGCAACTCAAAGTAGCTTTAGAACGTACGCGTCCAACGTTTGACATGATCGGTGAATCGGCCGTGATGAAGGAGGTGCTGCGACTGATCGAACGAGCCGGTCCAACGGACAAGCCGATCCTGATTCAAGGAGAAAGCGGAACCGGAAAGGAGCTTGTCGCTCAGGCTTTGCATCAGGCAAGCGAAGTCGCGGACAAGCCAATGATAACGATCAACTGCGCGGCTCTGCCTGAACAACTCTTGGAAAGCGAATTGTTTGGACACGAGAAGGGAGCCTTCACCGGTGCAACCAGCGCCAAACCGGGCTTGTTTGAAGTGGCCGATGGCGGAACATTGTTTGTTGATGAGATCGGAGAACTCGCTTCGTCGTTGCAGGCCAAATTCCTTCGCGTGCTGGAAGACGGCTCCCTTCGCCGCGTCGGATCGACGAAAGAACGGAAGGTCAATGTTCGCATCATCAGTGCGACCAACCGCGACATGGAACAGGAAGTTAAAGAAGGCCGCTTTCGCGAAGACCTCTACTATCGGATCGATGTGCTGACGCTGCGGTTACCTCCACTCCGCCAGCGGCAGGATGACATCAGGTTATTGGCTGTGCATTTCGCTGGTGACGACTGGCAGATCGAACCGAATGCGATGAGCGCGATCCAGAACTACAGTTGGCCGGGCAATGTTCGGCAACTGATCAATGCGATCGAGCGGGCAAAGATTCTTGCAGACGACGAAGTCATAAAAGTGGGGAACCTTCCCGAGGTCGTCGCAAGTTGTGCATCCGACGAACCCGTGCAGACAGAGGCTGCCTCAAGTGATGCCGGAGACGATTTGGACTCAATCCAGAAAGCCCATATCGCTGAGTTGATGGTTCGCGAAGAGGGCAACAAGGCTCGCGTTGCCCGCCTGCTCGGCGTCAGTCGCCGCACTCTCTACCGCCTGCTGGAAAAATACGAGATTCCGACGCAAGTCTCGCACTCGGACGCCGAGTAG
- a CDS encoding sulfatase family protein, giving the protein MKQLAIAGLILFAATATAAPKTPKAPRAVVLVYADDLGFGDLSCYGASRLKTPNIDRLAEQGRVFTDAHSASAVCTPSRYSLLTGRYAWRVDNYNPVFAQHGLIIDPDTTTLADVFHQAGYTTACIGKWHLGFGDPHPNWNGELKPGPLELGFDYYYGVPVVNSHPPFVYVENHRVVGLVPEDPLIWRKNTGNPHTQAYPEKKKAPLRNGLGFRGGKAAHELYVDEMVGTHLTDKALKWMDANKDKPFFLYFASTAIHHPFTPHPRFQGTSKAGRYGDFVHELDWITGRLMEKLEQIGVADDSIFIFTSDNGGMLNQGGRQAWELGHRLNAHLQGFKFDVWEGGHRVPFIIRWPGRVPAGSKSNALISSIDMTSTCADILGVKLPEHAAPDGITVLPELTGDPAQPCRDHLVLAGQSREHLSLRDADWVYIPAQGGGGFGNGLTGIKNTDNINSDITFDGRIKPGSPPAQLYNLKSDPRQQINVIREHPEIAGKLKTKLDEVSRRAPVDAARPGPANQDE; this is encoded by the coding sequence GTGAAGCAGCTTGCCATCGCCGGACTCATCCTGTTCGCGGCCACGGCAACGGCTGCACCAAAAACGCCAAAGGCCCCTCGAGCCGTCGTGCTGGTCTACGCCGACGACCTCGGCTTCGGGGACCTGTCGTGCTACGGAGCCAGCCGACTCAAGACGCCGAACATCGACCGCCTCGCCGAGCAAGGCCGCGTTTTCACCGATGCCCATTCCGCATCGGCTGTTTGCACGCCGTCGCGATACTCCCTGCTGACCGGCCGTTACGCCTGGCGCGTCGACAACTACAACCCGGTGTTCGCCCAGCACGGTCTCATCATCGATCCTGACACAACCACACTCGCCGATGTGTTCCACCAGGCCGGCTACACCACCGCTTGTATCGGCAAGTGGCATCTCGGCTTTGGTGATCCACATCCCAACTGGAACGGCGAACTGAAACCCGGTCCGCTCGAGCTGGGATTCGACTACTACTACGGGGTTCCGGTGGTGAACAGCCACCCGCCATTCGTTTACGTCGAGAACCACCGCGTGGTCGGGCTCGTGCCGGAGGATCCGCTGATCTGGAGAAAGAACACAGGCAACCCACACACACAGGCCTATCCCGAGAAGAAGAAGGCTCCGCTGCGCAACGGCCTCGGCTTCCGAGGCGGCAAGGCGGCACACGAGCTCTACGTCGATGAAATGGTCGGCACCCACCTGACGGACAAGGCGCTCAAGTGGATGGACGCGAACAAGGACAAGCCGTTCTTCCTCTACTTCGCGAGCACGGCCATCCACCACCCGTTCACGCCCCATCCACGATTCCAGGGCACCAGCAAGGCCGGACGCTACGGCGACTTCGTTCACGAACTCGACTGGATCACCGGCCGCTTGATGGAAAAGCTCGAACAAATCGGCGTCGCCGACGACTCAATCTTCATTTTCACCAGCGACAACGGCGGTATGCTCAACCAGGGCGGCCGCCAGGCCTGGGAACTCGGGCATCGCCTCAACGCCCACCTGCAGGGGTTCAAGTTTGACGTCTGGGAAGGTGGTCACCGCGTGCCGTTCATCATCCGTTGGCCGGGTCGCGTTCCCGCCGGCAGCAAGTCCAACGCCCTGATCAGTTCGATCGACATGACATCGACCTGCGCTGACATCCTCGGCGTGAAACTGCCTGAGCATGCTGCCCCCGACGGCATCACTGTCCTCCCCGAACTGACCGGTGATCCCGCTCAACCTTGCCGCGACCATCTCGTCCTTGCCGGGCAGAGCCGCGAGCACCTCTCCCTCCGCGATGCCGACTGGGTCTACATCCCAGCGCAGGGTGGCGGCGGATTCGGCAACGGACTCACCGGCATCAAGAACACTGACAACATCAACAGCGACATTACCTTCGACGGCCGCATCAAGCCGGGCTCACCGCCCGCGCAGCTCTACAACCTGAAATCCGATCCCCGCCAGCAAATCAACGTGATCCGCGAGCATCCCGAGATCGCCGGAAAGCTGAAAACGAAATTGGACGAGGTGTCGAGACGGGCTCCGGTCGATGCGGCAAGACCGGGCCCCGCCAATCAAGATGAATAA